Below is a genomic region from Thermoanaerobacterium sp. PSU-2.
TGATTTTAATGCAAGCCTCTTAACCTTCTTTGGAATGTTGTAACTGTAATCTCTCGGTTTCGGCCCAAAAACAACACCACCTTTTACCCATTGTGGTGCTCTTATACTTCCTTGGCGAGCTCTACCAGTGCCTTTTTGTCTCCAAGGCTTAATACCGCCACCTCTAACTTCGCCACGTCTTTTTGTTGAATGAGTACCCTGTCTTTGGTTTGCCAAATAGTTTAAAACTGCTTCATGCATGACAGGTACATTTACTTCAACGCCAAATACATTGTCGCTCAATTCAATTTCACCAATTTGTTCTGCATTTATATTATAAACCGCTACCTTCGGCATCTATTTTCCTCCTTTCGTTATTTGCTCTTAACAGTGTCTCTTATCATAAGGAGCGAACCCTTGACTCCTGGCACTGAACCTTTAATAAGCAGCAAATTCTTTTCAGGATCTACTTTTACTACTTCTAAGTTTTGAATTGTAACTCTTTCATTTCCCATATGACCTGGCAGTTTTTTGCCTTTAAATGTCCTTGAAGGATCTGAACTAGCTCCCATCGAACCTGGTCTTCTATGGTATTTAGAACCATGGGCCATAGGTCCTCTGTTGGCATTGTACCTTTTTACTACACCTGCAAATCCTTTACCCTTTGATGTTCCAATCACATCGACTCTGTCGCCAACAGAAAAGATGTCAGCTTTTATTTCACTGCCAACTTCATAAGATGATATATCATCTAGCCTAAACTCTCTTAAATATTTTTTAAACGGCACATTTGCTTTTGCAAAATGTCCCTTTAAAGGCTTTATCAATCTTTTTTCTTTTACATCACCGAAACCAACTTGTATAGCATCATATCCATCATTTTCTTTAGTCTTCTTTTGAACGACTACACATGGACCTGCCTCTACAACTGTAACTGGTATCATTTCGTTTCCTACAAATATCTGTGTCATTCCATGTTTTTTGCCTAGTATTGCCTTTTTCATCTTCTACCCTCCTGAAATCATCGGACGCTTTCGCGTCATAATTTCCTAATTTTATAATTTTATCTCTATATCGACACCCGCTGGTAAATCCAATCTCATTAATGCATCTACAGTCTTAGGTGTTGGGCTTAATATATCAATAAGCCTCTTGTGTGTCCTTGTCTCAAACTGTTCCCTCGAATCTTTGTATTTATGTGGCGCTCTTAGTATCGTGATTACATCTCTTTCCGTCGGAAGTGGTATAGGTCCTGACACTTCTGCGCCTGTCCTCTTTGCCGTCTCAACAATCTTTTCAGCAGATTGATCTAACACCATATGATCAAAAGCTTTTAATCTTATGCGAATTTTCTGTTTGGGCATAATTATTCCCTCCTTCTATATAAGCAATCATTAATTCCATATACACTCATCCACGCGTTTTCAACTCTGTAAAAATCCGTCCAACT
It encodes:
- the rplD gene encoding 50S ribosomal protein L4, translating into MPKVAVYNINAEQIGEIELSDNVFGVEVNVPVMHEAVLNYLANQRQGTHSTKRRGEVRGGGIKPWRQKGTGRARQGSIRAPQWVKGGVVFGPKPRDYSYNIPKKVKRLALKSALSSKVRDNEIIVIDDINIDEPKTKKIAEMLKKFDVKNALIVIPDGKENVILSSRNIPNVKAVFANSLNTYDVLKYDRFIITKDAVNKVEEVYA
- the rplC gene encoding 50S ribosomal protein L3, producing the protein MKKAILGKKHGMTQIFVGNEMIPVTVVEAGPCVVVQKKTKENDGYDAIQVGFGDVKEKRLIKPLKGHFAKANVPFKKYLREFRLDDISSYEVGSEIKADIFSVGDRVDVIGTSKGKGFAGVVKRYNANRGPMAHGSKYHRRPGSMGASSDPSRTFKGKKLPGHMGNERVTIQNLEVVKVDPEKNLLLIKGSVPGVKGSLLMIRDTVKSK
- the rpsJ gene encoding 30S ribosomal protein S10 — translated: MMPKQKIRIRLKAFDHMVLDQSAEKIVETAKRTGAEVSGPIPLPTERDVITILRAPHKYKDSREQFETRTHKRLIDILSPTPKTVDALMRLDLPAGVDIEIKL